The Triticum aestivum cultivar Chinese Spring chromosome 7B, IWGSC CS RefSeq v2.1, whole genome shotgun sequence genome window below encodes:
- the LOC123156024 gene encoding glycosyltransferase BC10 — protein sequence MWGDSKPMLKSRGGGGGGGGADEEGDYFPNTPRKDWSTGLLKLVTAMVIFMAGVVIGLSVSANVSRYYYNSHTELFFPTATYSSCDRRGATGDCGPGFKAFVHPPTLAHSMTDDELFWRATLVPTAEEFPFQRVPKVAFLFMTRGPLPFAPLWERFFHGHQGLFSVYLHTIPDYKLNVSKTSPFYGRQIPSEEVSWGSITLVDAEKRLLANALLDFSNERFVLLSESCIPVFNFPTVYEYLINSEQSFVESYNIDTPQSAGRYNRRMAPHILPEQWRKGSEWFELNRELAVRVVADYKYYSIFRKHCRPSCYPDEHYIPTYLHLFHGSLNANRTITWVDWSRGGPHPARYGAGNINVDFIKAIRNNGTQCLYNSKHTSVCYLFARKFAPSALGPLMNLTSTVLDF from the exons ATGTGGGGGGACTCGAAGCCGATGCTCAAGTcccgcggcgggggcgggggcggcggcggcgccgacgaggAGGGCGACTACTTCCCCAACACGCCGCGCAAGGACTGGTCCACGGGCCTGCTCAAGCTCGTCACCGCCATGGTCATCTTCATGGCCGGCGTCGTCATCGGCCTCTCCGTCAGCGCCAACGTCTCCCGCTACTACTACAACTCCCACACCGAgctcttcttccccaccgccaccTACAGCTCCTGCGACCGCCGCGGTGCCACGGGCGACTGCGGCCCGGGCTTCAAGGCCTTCGTGCACCCGCCCACCCTCGCGCACTCCATGACCGACGACGAGCTCTTCTGGCGCGCCACCCTCGTGCCCACCGCCGAGGAGTTCCCCTTCCAGCGGGTCCCCAAGGTCGCCTTCCTCTTCATGACCCGCGGACCGCTCCCCTTCGCCCCGCTCTGGGAGCGCTTCTTCCACGGGCACCAGGGCCTCTTCTCCGTCTACCTCCACACCATCCCGGACTACAAGCTCAACGTCTCCAAGACATCCCCATTCTACGGCCGCCAGATCCCCAGCGAG GAAGTGTCTTGGGGATCAATAACCCTGGTTGATGCTGAGAAGCGCTTGCTGGCCAACGCGTTGTTGGATTTCTCGAACGAGCGTTTTGTTCTGCTCTCGGAGAGCTGCATTCCGGTGTTCAACTTCCCAACCGTCTACGAGTACCTCATAAACTCGGAGCAGAGCTTCGTCGAGTCCTACAACATCGACACCCCTCAAAGCGCTGGCCGCTACAACCGTCGAATGGCACCTCACATCTTGCCGGAACAATGGAGGAAAGGGTCAGAGTGGTTTGAGCTTAACCGGGAGCTGGCCGTGCGTGTCGTAGCGGACTACAAGTACTACTCGATCTTCCGGAAGCATTGCAGACCATCTTGCTACCCGGACGAGCATTACATACCGACCTATCTTCATCTGTTCCACGGGTCGCTCAACGCCAACAGGACCATCACATGGGTTGATTGGTCAAGAGGAGGCCCGCATCCAGCAAGATACGGTGCTGGAAACATCAATGTAGATTTCATCAAGGCCATCAGGAACAATGGTACGCAGTGCCTCTACAACTCGAAGCACACTTCTGTGTGCTACCTCTTTGCTAGGAAGTTTGCTCCCAGTGCTTTGGGGCCATTGATGAATCTCACTTCGACGGTGTTGGACTTTTGA